A portion of the Paenibacillus hamazuiensis genome contains these proteins:
- a CDS encoding PolC-type DNA polymerase III: MSNLAVKRERFEMLMKHSQVPSEVIDSFFSDGYIDKVEVSRKNKDWTFYIVKNTIVPQDVYLSFCRMIRDKFTHIAKIHFILQFTEEVDRAAVAEQYWGLFLEWIQREPVSVNGWLMKAKIEAQGNVITLLLLDQIGLELAKKKNIQQFIHTFYSKYFSLDYQIRLAVNTSTEEVFEQFAKQIEEEEKEVSQVIMTSSFSEPEEESLPEADLKLMIGYEIKDPPVPLQEIKDEEKKVVLQGMVFGLESKELRNGSTLFTFNITDFTDSLMMKCFAKTKEDLKILSLLANGKWVKVRGRVEYDRFMQVPELVMIPSDLNEVVAPPDRKDDAEEKRVEFHLHTTMSTMDAVTPVDQYIKTAAKWGHKAIAITDHGGVQSFPEANHAAHKYGIKVIYGVEANVVNDAVPIVLNPVDMDIREGTYVIFDIETTGLSVTSNKIIELAGVKMQDGKEIDRFATFIDPHEKIPYNIQQLTNITDDMVRGAPELKDKLPEFIEFVGDAVLVAHNARFDIGFIQANLKQLGLPEVTNPVLDTLELARFLFPSMKNHRLNTLTDKFKVSLDNHHRAIDDSIALGHVLFHLIKEAADRGIVNLNRLNDNVGKDLTNQRPFHCCIYAKNAIGKKNLFKLISLSHTQYFHRVACIPKSKLQEMREGLLIASGCEKGEFYETVLNKSVEEAEQVAEFYDVLEIQPVCVNMHLVEKGLVGSKEQLEETNRRICEIGYKLNKRVIATGNVHYLHPREKIFRDITIHGITGFSPLKEIRKPDVHFRTTKEMLEEFAHLGKDKAYEVVVKNTSELADEFEEIELFPSKLFTPIIEGAEEEIRTKCYDTAKRMYGEELPEVVTARLEKELVPIIKYGFSANYLISERLVKKSNEDGYLVGSRGSVGSSVVAMFLGISEVNPLPPHYLCKDCQYAEWFLDGSVPSGFDLPDKDCPKCGSRLKGDGQDIPFETFLGFKGDKVPDIDLNFSGEYQPHAHNYTKVLFGEKSVFRAGTIGTVAEKTAFGFVKKYEEDQGKKWRGAELNRLALGCTGVKRSTGQHPGGIVVVPDYIEVDDITPVQYPADDTSADWKTTHFDYHAFDANLLKLDILGHDDPTMMRMLQDLTGVDPTTIPMNDPKVMSMFNSVEALGVTPEQIRTPVATYGVPEMGTKFVRQMLEEAQPSSFADLLQISGLSHGTGVWLDNAQELIKKGICTIKTVIGCRDDIMLYLIYKAGMDAALAFKITESVRKGKGLTDEWKEEMKKCKVPQWYIDSCEKIQYMFPKAHAAAYVISAVRTAYFKLYHPIEFYATYFSVRATDFELETLCQGYDAILKRLLEIEEKAFQATPKEKAMVSILEMALEMTARGFSFKPLDLYKSHATKFLVDGDSLIPPFSAVAGIGENAAKSIAAAKDDGPFLSIEDFQQRSKASKTIVELLTQMGCFRGLPESNQLSLF; encoded by the coding sequence ATGAGCAACTTGGCTGTCAAACGGGAGCGTTTCGAGATGCTGATGAAGCACTCGCAGGTTCCTTCCGAAGTGATCGATTCATTTTTCTCGGACGGTTATATCGATAAGGTGGAAGTCAGCCGGAAAAACAAAGATTGGACGTTTTACATCGTTAAAAACACAATTGTTCCTCAAGACGTGTACCTCAGCTTTTGCCGAATGATCCGCGACAAGTTCACTCATATCGCGAAAATTCATTTTATTTTGCAGTTTACCGAAGAGGTGGACCGCGCGGCGGTCGCCGAGCAGTATTGGGGTTTGTTTCTCGAATGGATTCAGCGCGAGCCGGTTTCCGTCAACGGCTGGCTCATGAAGGCGAAAATCGAGGCGCAGGGGAACGTCATCACGCTGCTGCTGCTCGACCAGATCGGCCTTGAGCTCGCGAAGAAGAAAAACATTCAGCAATTCATTCATACATTTTATAGCAAATATTTTTCGCTTGATTACCAGATTCGTTTGGCGGTGAACACGTCGACCGAAGAGGTGTTCGAGCAGTTCGCCAAGCAGATCGAAGAAGAAGAGAAAGAAGTTTCGCAGGTCATCATGACATCGAGCTTCAGCGAGCCGGAGGAGGAGAGTTTGCCGGAGGCCGACCTGAAACTGATGATCGGCTATGAAATCAAAGATCCGCCTGTGCCGCTGCAAGAAATCAAGGACGAGGAGAAGAAGGTCGTCCTGCAGGGTATGGTGTTCGGCCTGGAATCGAAAGAGCTGAGAAACGGCAGCACGCTGTTTACTTTTAACATAACGGATTTTACCGATTCATTGATGATGAAATGCTTCGCTAAAACAAAGGAAGATTTGAAGATTTTAAGCTTGCTGGCCAACGGCAAGTGGGTTAAGGTGCGCGGCCGCGTCGAGTACGACCGGTTCATGCAGGTGCCTGAGCTTGTGATGATCCCGTCCGATCTCAATGAGGTGGTAGCCCCGCCGGACCGTAAAGACGATGCCGAGGAAAAACGCGTCGAATTTCATCTGCATACGACAATGAGCACGATGGACGCGGTTACGCCGGTCGATCAGTACATCAAAACCGCTGCCAAATGGGGGCATAAAGCGATCGCGATCACCGACCACGGCGGCGTTCAGTCGTTCCCGGAGGCCAACCATGCTGCGCATAAATACGGCATCAAAGTGATTTACGGCGTGGAAGCGAATGTGGTCAATGACGCGGTCCCGATCGTGCTGAACCCGGTCGATATGGACATCCGCGAAGGGACGTACGTCATTTTCGACATCGAGACGACCGGTTTGTCGGTGACCAGCAACAAGATCATCGAGCTCGCCGGCGTTAAAATGCAGGACGGCAAAGAAATCGACCGCTTCGCGACGTTTATCGATCCGCATGAAAAAATACCTTACAACATTCAGCAGCTGACGAACATTACCGACGATATGGTGCGCGGCGCGCCCGAGCTCAAAGACAAGCTGCCCGAATTTATCGAGTTTGTCGGCGATGCGGTGCTTGTGGCGCACAATGCCCGTTTCGACATCGGCTTTATTCAAGCCAACCTGAAGCAGCTCGGGCTGCCGGAGGTCACCAATCCGGTGCTCGATACGCTGGAGCTGGCGCGTTTCCTGTTTCCGTCGATGAAAAACCACCGTCTGAACACGCTCACCGATAAATTCAAGGTCAGCCTGGATAACCACCACCGAGCCATCGACGACTCGATTGCGCTCGGCCACGTGTTGTTCCATCTGATCAAGGAAGCGGCGGACCGCGGCATCGTCAATCTAAACCGCCTTAACGATAACGTCGGCAAAGATTTGACCAACCAGCGTCCGTTCCACTGCTGCATTTATGCAAAAAACGCGATCGGCAAGAAAAACCTGTTCAAGCTCATCTCGCTTTCACATACCCAATATTTCCACCGAGTCGCTTGTATTCCGAAAAGCAAGCTGCAGGAGATGCGCGAAGGGCTACTCATCGCATCGGGCTGCGAGAAAGGCGAATTTTATGAGACGGTGTTGAACAAATCGGTCGAGGAAGCCGAGCAGGTGGCGGAGTTTTATGATGTGCTGGAAATACAGCCCGTTTGCGTCAACATGCATCTTGTGGAAAAAGGGCTCGTCGGCAGCAAGGAGCAGCTGGAGGAAACGAACCGCCGCATCTGCGAGATCGGCTACAAGCTGAACAAGCGGGTGATCGCTACCGGCAACGTGCATTACCTGCATCCGCGGGAAAAAATATTCCGCGACATCACGATCCACGGCATCACCGGCTTCAGCCCGCTGAAGGAAATTCGCAAGCCGGACGTGCATTTTCGCACGACGAAGGAGATGCTGGAGGAATTCGCGCACCTGGGCAAAGACAAAGCCTATGAAGTCGTCGTGAAAAACACGAGCGAGCTGGCGGATGAGTTCGAGGAAATCGAGCTGTTCCCTTCCAAGCTGTTTACGCCGATTATCGAGGGTGCCGAAGAGGAAATCCGCACGAAGTGCTACGATACCGCCAAGCGGATGTACGGCGAGGAGCTGCCGGAGGTTGTGACCGCCCGGCTGGAAAAAGAACTCGTGCCGATTATCAAATACGGCTTCTCGGCGAACTATTTGATTTCCGAGCGGCTTGTGAAAAAGTCCAATGAGGACGGTTATCTCGTCGGCTCGCGGGGATCGGTCGGCTCGTCCGTCGTCGCAATGTTCCTCGGCATCTCCGAGGTTAACCCGCTGCCGCCGCATTATTTATGCAAAGATTGCCAATATGCCGAATGGTTTCTCGACGGGTCGGTTCCTTCCGGCTTCGACCTGCCGGATAAAGATTGTCCGAAGTGCGGCAGCAGGCTGAAAGGCGACGGGCAGGACATTCCGTTCGAGACGTTCCTGGGCTTTAAGGGCGACAAGGTGCCCGATATCGACCTTAACTTTTCCGGCGAATACCAGCCTCATGCGCATAACTATACGAAGGTGCTGTTCGGCGAAAAAAGCGTATTCCGCGCCGGTACGATCGGTACGGTGGCGGAAAAGACGGCGTTTGGCTTCGTGAAAAAATACGAGGAAGACCAAGGCAAGAAGTGGCGCGGGGCGGAGCTGAACCGGCTCGCCTTGGGATGCACCGGCGTCAAGCGGAGCACGGGTCAGCACCCGGGAGGGATCGTCGTCGTGCCGGATTACATCGAGGTGGACGACATCACGCCGGTCCAGTATCCGGCGGACGATACGAGCGCCGATTGGAAGACGACGCATTTCGATTACCACGCGTTTGATGCGAACCTGCTCAAGCTCGATATACTCGGTCACGATGATCCGACGATGATGCGGATGCTGCAGGATTTGACAGGGGTCGATCCGACGACGATCCCGATGAACGACCCGAAGGTTATGAGCATGTTTAACTCGGTAGAGGCTCTCGGAGTCACGCCGGAGCAGATCCGCACTCCTGTGGCGACATACGGCGTGCCGGAGATGGGTACGAAGTTCGTGCGGCAAATGCTTGAAGAGGCGCAGCCGTCCAGCTTTGCCGACCTGCTGCAAATATCGGGTCTGTCCCATGGTACCGGTGTTTGGCTCGATAACGCTCAAGAGCTGATCAAGAAAGGCATCTGTACGATCAAAACGGTTATCGGCTGCCGCGACGACATCATGCTGTATTTGATCTATAAAGCGGGAATGGACGCCGCGCTGGCGTTTAAAATTACGGAAAGCGTACGTAAGGGTAAAGGTCTCACCGACGAGTGGAAGGAAGAAATGAAGAAGTGCAAAGTGCCGCAATGGTACATCGATTCGTGTGAGAAAATCCAGTACATGTTCCCGAAGGCGCACGCCGCCGCTTACGTCATATCCGCGGTGCGCACCGCCTACTTCAAGCTGTATCATCCGATTGAATTTTACGCGACCTACTTCAGCGTGCGGGCGACCGATTTCGAGCTCGAGACGCTGTGCCAAGGCTATGACGCCATCTTGAAGCGGCTGCTTGAGATCGAGGAAAAGGCATTCCAGGCGACTCCGAAAGAAAAAGCGATGGTGTCGATCCTCGAGATGGCGCTTGAGATGACCGCCCGCGGTTTCAGCTTCAAGCCGCTCGATCTGTACAAATCGCATGCGACGAAATTTCTCGTCGACGGCGACTCGCTTATCCCGCCGTTTTCGGCGGTCGCCGGCATCGGCGAAAACGCGGCGAAAAGCATCGCCGCCGCCAAAGACGATGGCCCGTTCCTGTCGATCGAAGATTTCCAGCAGCGCAGTAAAGCTTCGAAAACGATCGTCGAGCTGCTTACCCAAATGGGCTGCTTCCGCGGTTTACCGGAGTCGAATCAATTGTCGTTGTTTTAG